Part of the Thermococcus barossii genome is shown below.
GCTTGACGTTTTTAATGCCGAGGAGCCTCATCTTTTCCCTCATGCGCATGAGCCTGTCGTAGGAGTAATCCACCGCCACTATCTCACCGCGGTTCTCCATCAGAGCAGCAGCGTGAAAGGTCTTGCTCCCCGGCGCAGCCGCCAGATCGAGGACCCTCTCACCTGGCTCTGGGGCCAGAACGTGGGCAACGTAAGCGCTCGCCAGATCCTGAATCACGAACTTCCCTTCCCTGTACCAGTCGAGTCTCGTTACGGGCGTTTTGTAGTCGAGAACCTTCAGGACATCGGGGACGGGGGTTCTTGCCGTCCTTACCCCGTTCTCCTCAAGGTAATCGCGGAGGGAATCAACGTCCGTCTTAAGGGTGTTGGCCCGGACGTAATAGCGTTGCGGCCTGTTGTTGCTGAGGAGTAGGCGGACGGCTTCATCGTAGCCGAACAGTTCGAGGGCGTACTCAACGTACCAGCGCGGGTGGGAGAAGCGGACGGAGAGCCACTCGATTCTGTCCCTCTCCTTGAGCTTCTTAAGCGCCTTATCAACGTCGAACTTCTCTATCGAGTGCATGAGCGCGTTGACGAACTTCGCCCTACTGAAGTCAAAGCGCTCCTTGACGACGCGAATTATCGAGTCCGTGGCTATCGCCGGCGGAACCTTTCTGAAGTGTATCTCAAAGGTTCCTATGCGGAGGAGACTGGCCAGATAAGGGTCGAGATCATCAACCGTCGAGCCCTTCAAAACCGAGTTGATTATGAAGTCTATCTTCGCCCTCCACTTCTCAATCTCGAAGACGTAGGCGTGGGCCAGTCCGCGGGCCTTCTCCCTATCCCTACCAGCTACCCGCTTAAAAACTCTCTCAAGGGCGTGCTTCGACGACAGCTCGCGCTCCTCAACCAGGCTTAAAGCGTCGGCCACAACTTCCTGAAAGCTCACCCTGTAAAACAGCTCCATGGACGGGGCTTTGAGCGGGAGTTTAAAAAGGTGGTGGTGAGGTTTATTAGCTCTGGGTTCGATAATCAAGCAGGTGTTGGTCATGATCCTTGACGTTGATTACATCACAGAGGACGGAAAGCCCGTCATCAGGGTCTTCAAGAAGGATAAAGGAGAGTTCAAAATTGAGTACGACAGAGAATTCGAGCCCTACATCTATGCTCTTCTCAGGGACGACTCTGCCATCGAAGAAATCGAAAAGATAACCGCAGAGAGGCACGGCAAGGTCGTTAAGGTTAAGCGCGCGGAGAAGGTGAAGAAAAAGTTCCTCGGCAGGTCTGTGGAGGTCTGGGTCCTCTACTTCACGCACCCGCAGGACGTTCCGGCAATCCGCGACAAAATAAGGAAGCACCCCGCGGTCATCGACATCTACGAGTACGACATACCCTTCGCCAAGCGCTACCTCATAGACAAGGGTCTCGTCCCGATGGAGGGCGATGAGGAGCTTAAACTCATGTCCTTCGACATCGAGACGCTCTACCACGAGGGAGAAGAGTTCGGAACCGGGCCGATTCTGATGATAAGCTACGCAGATGAAAGCGAGGCGCGTGTGATAACCTGGAAGAAGATCGACCTGCCCTACGTCGACGTTGTCTCCACCGAGAAGGAGATGATAAAGCGCTTCCTTAAGGTCGTTAAGGAGAAGGATCCGGACGTGCTGATAACATACAACGGCGACAACTTCGACTTCGCCTACCTCAAAAAGCGGTGTGAGAAGCTTGGCGTGAGCTTTACCCTCGGCAGGGACGGGAGCGAGCCGAAGATACAGCGCATGGGCGACCGCTTCGCCGTTGAGGTGAAGGGCAGGATCCACTTCGACCTGTACCCCGTCATAAGGCGCACCATAAACCTCCCGACCTACACCCTTGAGGCTGTATACGAGGCGGTTTTCGGCAAGCCCAAGGAGAAGGTCTACGCCGAGGAGATAGCCACCGCTTGGGAGACCGGCGAGGGGCTTGAGAGGGTCGCGCGCTACTCGATGGAGGACGCGAGGGTTACCTACGAGCTTGGCAGGGAGTTCTTCCCGATGGAGGCCCAGCTTTCCAGGCTCATCGGCCAGGGTCTCTGGGACGTTTCCCGCTCCAGCACCGGCAACCTTGTTGAGTGGTTTTTGCTCAGGAAAGCCTACGAGAGGAACGAACTCGCTCCCAACAAGCCCGACGAGAGGGAGCTGGCGAGGAGAAGGGGGGGCTACGCCGGTGGCTACGTCAAGGAGCCGGAGCGGGGACTGTGGGATAATATTGTGTACCTCGATTTTCGCTCGCTGTACCCCTCCATTATCATCACCCACAACGTCTCGCCAGATACGCTCAACCGCGAGGGATGTAAGAGCTACGACGTTGCCCCGCAGGTCGGTCACAAGTTCTGCAAAGACTTCCCCGGCTTCATTCCGAGCCTGCTCGGAAACCTACTGGAGGAGAGGCAGAAGATAAAGAGGAAGATGAAGGCAACGCTTGACCCGCTGGAGAGGAAGCTTCTCGATTATCGCCAGCGCGCTATCAAAATCCTGGCGAACAGCTTCTACGGCTACTACGGCTACGCCAGGGCAAGATGGTACTGTAAGGAGTGCGCCGAGAGCGTTACGGCATGGGGCAGGGAGTACATAGAGACGACCATTCGCGAGATAGAGGAGAAGTTCGGGTTTAAGGTTCTCTATGCGGACAGCGTCACTAGTGACACTGAGGTAATAATCAGGCGGAACGGCCGGATTGAGTTCGTACCAATAGAAAAACTCTTTGAGCGCGTGGATTACAGAATCGGAGAGAAAGAGTACTGCGTTCTGGAAAGCGTTGAAGCGTTAACCCTTGATAACAGGGGAAGGCTCGTATGGAGACGGGTTCCCTACGTTATGCGGCACAGGACAAACAAGAGGATCTATCGCGTATGGTTCACTAACTCATGGTACCTTGACGTGACGGAGGACCACTCGTTAATAGGCTACATGAACACTAGCAGAGTAAAGCCCGGAAAGCCTTTGAAAGAGCGCCTCGTCGAGGTCAAGCCTGGAGAACTGGGAGAAAAGGCTAAGTCCCTCATTACACCCAACAGAGCGATTGCTCATAGCGTTAAGCTCAGCCCAATTGCTGTCAAGCTCTGGGAGTTAATCGGTCTGCTGGTAGGCGATGGTAACTGGGGTGGCCAATCGAACTGGGCCAAATACTACGTTGGCCTTTCCCTTGGAGTTGACAAGGAGGAGATTGAAGAGAAAATCCTGAAGCCCCTGAAGGAGACAGGCATTATCTCAAATTACTACGACAAGAACAAGAAGGGCGACGTTTCCATACTCTCCAAATGGCTCGCCGGGTTTATGGTTAAACACTTCAAAGACGAGAACGGAAGCAAGAGGATTCCCGGGTTCATGTTCAACCTTCCAAGGGAATACATAGAGGCATTTCTACGGGGACTGTTTTCAGCAGACGGAACCGTGAGCCTGCGTAGAGGAATCCCAGAGATTAGGCTAACGAGTGTTAACGGGAAGCTCAGTGATACCGTGAGAAAGTTGCTGTGGCTCGTTGGAGTCTCCAACTCAGTATTCACCGAAACCAAACCAAACCGGTATCTGGGGAGAGAAAGTGGAACGCATTCAATTCACGTGAGGATAAAGGACAAGCACCACTTTGCCGAGAGGATAGGCTTCATCCTCGACAGAAAAGTCACCAAACTCTCCGAGAACCTGAAGGGGCATACGAACAAGAAGAGGGCCTACAAATATGATTTCGACTTGGTGTATCCCAAGAAAGTTGAGGAGATAGCCTACGACGGCTACGTCTACGACATCGAAGTTGAGGGAACCCACAGGTTCTTCGCCAACGGAATACTCGTTCACAATACTGACGGTTTCTTCGCGACGATTCCCGGGGCTGATGCCGAGACCGTCAAAAAGAAGGCAAAGGAGTTCCTCAAGTACATAAACGCCAAACTGCCCGGCCTTCTTGAACTCGAATACGAGGGCTTCTACGTCAGGGGCTTCTTCGTCACGAAGAAGAAGTACGCGGTTATAGACGAGGAGGGCAAGATAACCACGCGCGGGCTTGAGATAGTTAGGAGGGACTGGAGCGAGATAGCGAAGGAGACGCAGGCGAGGGTTCTTGAGGCGATACTCAGGCACGGTGACGTTGAGGAGGCCGTCAGAATCGTCAAGGAAGTGACGGAAAAGCTGAGCAAGTACGAGGTTCCGCCGGAGAAGCTGGTTATCCACGAGCAGATAACGCGCGAGCTCAAAGACTACAAGGCCACCGGCCCGCACGTGGCCATAGCGAAGCGTTTGGCCGCCAGAGGTGTTAAAATCCGGCCCGGAACTGTGATAAGCTACATCGTCCTCAAGGGCTCGGGGAGGATAGGCGACAGGGCTATTCCCTTCGACGAGTTCGACCCGACGAAGCATAGGTACGATGCGGACTACTACATCGAGAACCAGGTTCTGCCGGCAGTTGAGAGAATCCTTAGGGCCTTCGGCTACAAGAAGGAAGACCTGCGCTACCAGAAGACGAGGCAGGTTGGGCTTGGCGCGTGGCTGAAGCCGAAGGGGAAGAAGAAGTGAGAAGTCATTTAGTCTCTTTCTCCAGCATTTTTGCTACAACCTCTTTTTCTAGTCTTTCTCTGACTTCCCTGAATCTTAGTTCTTGAAGAGATGTTCCATATTTTTTGAGAGTTTTATCAAGTTCTTTTCGTGATTCCCAGTACTTTTTTCGATTTTCTGGGGTTTTTGTTTGGAGATATGTAAGTTTATGTTTAAGAAATAGCTGGTACTTCTCACGGATCTCTTTGTTTATTCTTCCTTGTGCCTCTAACTTCTTTATTGCATTTCTGTAGAACTCATCATAATGGAAAAGCCATCCTTTATAGTCTGCACCCCAGACTCCAAGCTCATCCAAGAGTTCATGTCTGCTGGGATGGTAGACCCCCAACACAAAGAGCCACTCTGGAGAATACTCATCTCTAATCAAGCTTATTGTTTGTTGTAGTAGCTCTTCACTTCTTACTGTAACATAGTTACTGTTGCCATTTCGTTTCAACAATCCACCAATAGCAATATATTTGTACCCAAGGTCTTGGAGCATTTCATAGCATTTTTTGTATTCGTCAGCATTGTTTCCTTGGGCCACGCCTATTAGTTTGAATTTTCTCTTAAACCCGTTGTCTTCGTAGACATTGATGGCCTCTTCGGCGCTTTTTAGGGTGGCTTTCATATCGTGGAGAACGTCTTTTATAATCCCATAATGAACTTTTAACTGAACATATTTCTCAAAAAGCTCTTCATAAGTGTGGTTTGAGCCGTTTTTCTGGAATACTCCACTATCAGAGATTTTTATGATATTCCTTTTTAGGAGTTTATTAATTTCTCTTTTATTTTTTTGAATCTCGTCAACATATTTCAGTTGGGTCTTAGATGGAAACTTACTAAACAATTCGATGAATTGAGGAGAGACATTAGCATGAGTCATCAGTCCAAATTGAAGACT
Proteins encoded:
- a CDS encoding RsmB/NOP family class I SAM-dependent RNA methyltransferase; translated protein: MELFYRVSFQEVVADALSLVEERELSSKHALERVFKRVAGRDREKARGLAHAYVFEIEKWRAKIDFIINSVLKGSTVDDLDPYLASLLRIGTFEIHFRKVPPAIATDSIIRVVKERFDFSRAKFVNALMHSIEKFDVDKALKKLKERDRIEWLSVRFSHPRWYVEYALELFGYDEAVRLLLSNNRPQRYYVRANTLKTDVDSLRDYLEENGVRTARTPVPDVLKVLDYKTPVTRLDWYREGKFVIQDLASAYVAHVLAPEPGERVLDLAAAPGSKTFHAAALMENRGEIVAVDYSYDRLMRMREKMRLLGIKNVKLVHADGQSFKDREKFDKIILDAPCSSSGTYRQFPEVKWRFNEEKIKRIINVQRNMLRNAYRNLRDGGEMTYSTCSIRIDEDEENVLFAINRAGLELIPYDFSWGDRGFLEVGEKVFRAWTHKHDCNSFFIAKLKRRD
- a CDS encoding DNA polymerase domain-containing protein is translated as MILDVDYITEDGKPVIRVFKKDKGEFKIEYDREFEPYIYALLRDDSAIEEIEKITAERHGKVVKVKRAEKVKKKFLGRSVEVWVLYFTHPQDVPAIRDKIRKHPAVIDIYEYDIPFAKRYLIDKGLVPMEGDEELKLMSFDIETLYHEGEEFGTGPILMISYADESEARVITWKKIDLPYVDVVSTEKEMIKRFLKVVKEKDPDVLITYNGDNFDFAYLKKRCEKLGVSFTLGRDGSEPKIQRMGDRFAVEVKGRIHFDLYPVIRRTINLPTYTLEAVYEAVFGKPKEKVYAEEIATAWETGEGLERVARYSMEDARVTYELGREFFPMEAQLSRLIGQGLWDVSRSSTGNLVEWFLLRKAYERNELAPNKPDERELARRRGGYAGGYVKEPERGLWDNIVYLDFRSLYPSIIITHNVSPDTLNREGCKSYDVAPQVGHKFCKDFPGFIPSLLGNLLEERQKIKRKMKATLDPLERKLLDYRQRAIKILANSFYGYYGYARARWYCKECAESVTAWGREYIETTIREIEEKFGFKVLYADSVTSDTEVIIRRNGRIEFVPIEKLFERVDYRIGEKEYCVLESVEALTLDNRGRLVWRRVPYVMRHRTNKRIYRVWFTNSWYLDVTEDHSLIGYMNTSRVKPGKPLKERLVEVKPGELGEKAKSLITPNRAIAHSVKLSPIAVKLWELIGLLVGDGNWGGQSNWAKYYVGLSLGVDKEEIEEKILKPLKETGIISNYYDKNKKGDVSILSKWLAGFMVKHFKDENGSKRIPGFMFNLPREYIEAFLRGLFSADGTVSLRRGIPEIRLTSVNGKLSDTVRKLLWLVGVSNSVFTETKPNRYLGRESGTHSIHVRIKDKHHFAERIGFILDRKVTKLSENLKGHTNKKRAYKYDFDLVYPKKVEEIAYDGYVYDIEVEGTHRFFANGILVHNTDGFFATIPGADAETVKKKAKEFLKYINAKLPGLLELEYEGFYVRGFFVTKKKYAVIDEEGKITTRGLEIVRRDWSEIAKETQARVLEAILRHGDVEEAVRIVKEVTEKLSKYEVPPEKLVIHEQITRELKDYKATGPHVAIAKRLAARGVKIRPGTVISYIVLKGSGRIGDRAIPFDEFDPTKHRYDADYYIENQVLPAVERILRAFGYKKEDLRYQKTRQVGLGAWLKPKGKKK